Proteins from a single region of Desulfuromonadales bacterium:
- the pgsA gene encoding CDP-diacylglycerol--glycerol-3-phosphate 3-phosphatidyltransferase, which yields MNFRTGLLNLPNLLTLARIAAIPAVVILLLYDTRTTSFIAAAVFGAAAITDWLDGWLARKWQVVTVLGKFLDPLADKLIVMAALIMLIPHGRVQAWAVFLILAREMVVTGLRSIASSEGVVISASDLGKYKTIFQMTAIPGLLLHYDYYWLFGLRWELFHVNMHNFGIFYFYVAFFMTMWSGGDYLFKFFKVIAR from the coding sequence ATGAATTTTCGCACGGGGTTGCTCAACCTGCCGAACCTCCTGACCCTGGCGCGAATAGCCGCAATCCCGGCGGTAGTGATCCTCCTGCTTTACGACACTCGCACCACCAGCTTCATTGCCGCCGCCGTTTTCGGCGCTGCGGCCATCACCGACTGGCTGGACGGTTGGCTGGCACGCAAGTGGCAAGTCGTCACGGTGCTGGGCAAGTTTCTCGACCCGCTGGCCGACAAGCTCATCGTCATGGCGGCACTGATCATGCTCATTCCCCATGGACGAGTGCAGGCCTGGGCCGTTTTTCTCATTCTTGCCCGGGAAATGGTTGTTACCGGTCTGCGTTCCATCGCTTCGTCCGAAGGTGTAGTCATCTCTGCCAGCGACCTGGGCAAATACAAGACGATTTTCCAGATGACCGCCATCCCCGGACTGCTTCTGCACTATGATTATTACTGGTTGTTCGGCCTGCGCTGGGAACTTTTCCATGTCAACATGCACAACTTCGGTATTTTCTATTTTTACGTCGCCTTCTTCATGACCATGTGGTCGGGTGGCGATTATCTCTTTAAATTCTTTAAGGTTATTGCCAGATAA
- the rlmKL gene encoding bifunctional 23S rRNA (guanine(2069)-N(7))-methyltransferase RlmK/23S rRNA (guanine(2445)-N(2))-methyltransferase RlmL produces the protein MNADTRFFATVPRRMEHLLVEELRRLAAVEIQESRSGVYFAGGLETALRVCLWSRLASRVLLPLAEFPAATPEALYAGAAAIAWEEHLAPQGTLAVDCTLTASRLNHSHYAALKVKDAVVDRFRNRCGIRPSVAVERPDLRINVHVHRDVATISLDLSGESLHRRGYREEGGAAPLKENLAAAILLKAGWLETAQKNGVLVDPMCGSGTLPIEAALMAADIAPGLLRPYFGFSGWLGNDPRLWRRLVTEAETRRLTGLARIPLIVGYDANPAAVRVAWANLERAGLAGRVHFERRDVAELSPPSAGGERGGLVVVNPPYGERLGEVEELHGLYRTLGERLKSHFSGWNAAVFTGNPELGRDLGLRARRLHTLFNGALECRLLQFEVAPEWFAALPEEHRNRTHAVAPASLGEGAEMFANRLRKNLRNLGRWARQNGITCYRLYDADLPEYAVAVDLYERWVHVQEYEAPATIDPQKAGSRLRDVLAVLPAVLEVPAESVFLKVRRRQKGTAQYQKFDRRGEFHEVHEEDCRFLVNFSDYLDTGLFLDHRPTRQLLRELAPGKHFLNLFAYTGAATVYAAAGGARATTTVDLSQVYLDWAQRNLALNGFSGAQHEFVRADCLEWLQRERRRFDLIFLDPPTFSTSKRMEATFDVQRDHVPLLRAAAGLLAPGGVLIFSNNNRRFRMDCDSLPALRIEEITRQTIPRDFERNPRIHNCWRITLRQ, from the coding sequence ATGAATGCCGATACCCGTTTTTTCGCCACTGTTCCGCGACGGATGGAGCACCTGCTGGTCGAGGAGTTGCGTCGGCTCGCCGCCGTGGAGATCCAGGAGAGTCGCTCCGGCGTCTATTTCGCCGGTGGCCTTGAAACGGCGCTGCGGGTCTGTCTCTGGTCGCGCCTGGCGAGCCGGGTCTTGCTTCCGCTGGCCGAGTTTCCCGCCGCCACTCCTGAGGCGCTCTATGCCGGAGCTGCGGCCATCGCCTGGGAGGAGCATCTGGCGCCGCAGGGAACACTGGCGGTCGATTGTACCCTGACGGCTTCGCGCCTCAACCATTCCCATTATGCGGCACTCAAGGTCAAGGATGCCGTTGTCGATCGCTTTCGCAACCGCTGCGGTATCCGTCCTTCGGTCGCCGTGGAACGCCCGGACCTGCGGATCAACGTGCACGTCCACCGCGATGTGGCGACGATCAGCCTCGATCTCTCCGGCGAGAGCCTGCATCGCCGCGGATACCGGGAGGAGGGAGGGGCGGCGCCGCTGAAGGAGAATCTGGCGGCCGCCATCCTGCTCAAGGCCGGCTGGCTTGAAACGGCGCAGAAAAACGGCGTCCTGGTCGACCCGATGTGCGGCTCCGGGACCCTGCCGATCGAGGCGGCTCTCATGGCCGCCGACATCGCCCCGGGTTTGCTGCGCCCCTACTTCGGCTTTTCGGGCTGGCTGGGGAATGACCCCCGGCTCTGGCGGCGACTGGTCACCGAGGCCGAGACGCGGCGACTGACCGGGCTGGCGCGGATCCCCCTCATCGTCGGCTACGATGCCAACCCGGCGGCTGTTCGTGTCGCCTGGGCCAACCTCGAGCGGGCCGGATTGGCGGGGCGGGTCCATTTTGAACGCCGCGACGTCGCTGAACTTTCGCCGCCGTCCGCCGGCGGAGAGCGGGGCGGTCTGGTGGTCGTCAACCCGCCCTACGGCGAGCGCCTCGGCGAGGTGGAGGAACTGCATGGCCTTTACCGTACTCTGGGTGAACGGCTGAAAAGTCACTTTTCTGGTTGGAACGCCGCCGTATTCACCGGCAACCCCGAGCTCGGCAGAGATCTCGGGCTGCGTGCCCGGCGGCTGCATACGCTCTTTAACGGGGCACTGGAATGCCGCCTGTTGCAGTTCGAAGTGGCACCGGAATGGTTTGCCGCCCTGCCGGAGGAGCACCGCAACAGGACCCATGCTGTCGCTCCCGCCAGTCTCGGGGAAGGAGCGGAGATGTTTGCCAACCGGTTGCGCAAGAATCTGCGCAATCTAGGGCGCTGGGCGCGGCAGAACGGCATCACCTGTTACCGGCTTTACGATGCCGATTTGCCGGAGTATGCCGTCGCTGTCGACCTCTATGAACGGTGGGTGCACGTCCAGGAGTATGAAGCTCCCGCCACCATCGATCCGCAGAAGGCCGGGAGCCGCCTGCGCGACGTGCTGGCGGTGCTGCCGGCGGTCCTGGAAGTTCCTGCCGAGAGCGTCTTCCTGAAGGTACGGCGCCGGCAGAAGGGGACGGCCCAGTACCAGAAATTCGACCGCCGCGGCGAGTTCCACGAAGTTCACGAGGAGGATTGCCGGTTCCTGGTCAACTTCAGCGATTACCTCGACACCGGCCTTTTCCTCGACCACCGTCCGACCCGGCAGTTGCTGCGGGAGTTGGCGCCCGGGAAGCATTTCCTCAATCTTTTCGCCTACACCGGGGCGGCCACGGTGTATGCCGCCGCAGGCGGGGCTCGCGCTACCACCACCGTTGATCTGTCGCAGGTTTACCTTGACTGGGCGCAGCGCAACCTGGCGTTGAATGGATTCTCCGGGGCGCAGCACGAGTTTGTCCGCGCCGACTGTCTGGAGTGGCTGCAGCGGGAGCGCCGCCGGTTCGATCTCATTTTTCTCGACCCGCCGACCTTTTCCACCTCCAAGCGCATGGAAGCCACCTTCGACGTGCAGCGCGATCACGTCCCGCTGTTGCGGGCGGCCGCCGGCCTGCTCGCCCCCGGCGGCGTACTGATCTTTTCAAACAATAACCGCCGTTTCAGGATGGACTGCGATTCGCTTCCGGCACTGCGGATCGAGGAGATTACCCGGCAGACCATCCCTCGGGACTTCGAGCGCAACCCGCGCATTCACAACTGCTGGCGAATCACTCTCAGGCAGTAG
- a CDS encoding dihydrofolate reductase, which produces MTETLERRTITNWPEITIVVAMTRQRVIGRKGRLPWHIPEDLRLFRELTTGQTVIMGRETFASIGHPLPERRNIVVTRTLREIAGAEVCQSFSEALKKRTADGKKIFVIGGRTIYRHALPVADAMVVSWIREDYAGDTFFPEADLEAWSVEKVEEHVAFTRVWYKKGNPGPDRCIASGERRRDPWAT; this is translated from the coding sequence GTGACAGAGACCCTTGAGCGCCGGACGATAACGAATTGGCCGGAAATCACCATTGTCGTTGCCATGACCCGGCAGCGGGTCATCGGCCGAAAGGGGCGGCTTCCCTGGCATATCCCCGAGGATTTGCGGCTGTTCAGGGAACTGACCACGGGGCAGACCGTCATCATGGGGCGAGAGACTTTCGCCTCGATCGGCCACCCCTTGCCGGAGCGCCGCAATATCGTCGTCACCCGGACGCTCCGGGAGATTGCCGGAGCGGAGGTCTGTCAGAGCTTTTCAGAAGCTCTGAAAAAGCGCACCGCCGACGGTAAAAAGATTTTTGTCATCGGCGGCAGGACGATCTATCGCCACGCTCTGCCGGTTGCCGATGCCATGGTGGTCTCATGGATCCGGGAAGATTATGCCGGAGACACCTTTTTCCCCGAAGCTGACCTGGAGGCCTGGTCGGTGGAGAAGGTCGAAGAGCATGTGGCATTCACGCGGGTCTGGTACAAAAAGGGAAACCCTGGTCCGGACCGTTGCATTGCCTCTGGTGAGCGAAGGAGAGATCCATGGGCGACCTGA
- a CDS encoding zinc-ribbon domain-containing protein produces the protein MGDLTLTCPHCGFARTMPAEKVPERPVRVTCPKCRESFAFRKPAVVPISPKADSPSSVPPSAVDAPAPEPSTTGRLRGIGELFKDAWEIYVRRVGVLMGLYLLALLFLLLPVGLFALLGVSVSLVMPDLGTPLLAAGILTGLLLGCVALFWGLAAMVYAVADENLDIKTALQRSWSRIWAFAWVFTLTGFIVTGGFLLLIIPGIIFSVWFFLSQFVLAAEDERGMRALLKSKAYMQGRFFEVFLRLFVVWIVSAVIGMVPVLGAVLSLLFVPFMLICGWLIYDDLRRERGSFPFTCSAGDKMIWVVIGALGFLVVPLSLLLLGIGWLGLSLSGINLPWRWFGY, from the coding sequence ATGGGCGACCTGACTTTGACCTGCCCGCATTGCGGTTTTGCCAGGACGATGCCGGCAGAGAAGGTGCCCGAGCGCCCCGTCCGGGTAACCTGTCCGAAGTGCCGGGAAAGCTTCGCTTTCCGCAAACCCGCGGTCGTCCCGATCTCCCCGAAAGCTGACAGTCCTTCCTCCGTGCCGCCTTCGGCAGTTGATGCCCCTGCGCCGGAACCGTCGACGACCGGCCGGCTGCGGGGCATCGGTGAGCTGTTCAAGGATGCCTGGGAGATCTACGTCCGCCGGGTCGGCGTGCTGATGGGGCTCTATCTTCTCGCCCTCCTGTTTCTGCTGCTCCCGGTCGGCCTCTTTGCCCTCCTCGGGGTCTCAGTCTCTCTGGTGATGCCCGATCTCGGGACGCCTCTGCTCGCGGCCGGCATCCTGACCGGCCTTCTTCTCGGGTGCGTTGCCCTGTTCTGGGGCCTGGCAGCCATGGTCTATGCCGTCGCCGATGAGAACCTCGATATCAAGACAGCTCTGCAGAGAAGCTGGAGCCGGATCTGGGCCTTTGCCTGGGTCTTTACTCTCACCGGTTTCATTGTCACCGGCGGCTTCCTGCTTCTGATCATCCCCGGGATCATTTTTTCCGTCTGGTTCTTCCTCTCCCAGTTCGTTCTCGCTGCCGAGGACGAGCGGGGCATGCGTGCCCTGCTCAAAAGCAAGGCTTACATGCAGGGGCGTTTTTTCGAGGTCTTTCTCCGCCTGTTCGTCGTCTGGATAGTGTCGGCGGTTATCGGCATGGTGCCGGTCCTCGGCGCCGTTCTCTCCCTTCTCTTCGTTCCCTTCATGCTGATTTGCGGTTGGCTGATCTACGATGATCTGCGGCGGGAAAGAGGGAGCTTTCCCTTTACCTGCTCGGCCGGCGACAAGATGATCTGGGTCGTGATCGGCGCTCTCGGTTTCCTGGTTGTCCCACTCTCTCTGCTGCTGCTGGGGATCGGCTGGCTGGGTCTTTCCCTTTCCGGCATCAACCTTCCCTGGCGGTGGTTCGGGTACTAG